Sequence from the Gemmatimonadaceae bacterium genome:
ACGCAGGAGATGATCACCGGCTTTGGCGAAGTGACGAGTGACCTGGACCCGATGCACGTCGATCCGGAGTGGGCGTCGCAGGGGCCATTCGGTGGAACCATCGCCTTTGGCTTCCTCACCATGTCGCTCCTCACGCACATGCTGCACCGAGTGCTGGGGAGCGATCCCTCGCGGCACGATCCAACGCAGGGCTACTACCTCAACTACGGCTTCGATCGCGTGCGCCTCGTGACGCCGGTGCCGGCGGGGGCGCGCATTCGCGGGACCTTTCGTGCGGGCGAGCGCCGTGTGGACGCGAAGAACCGCAGCATCCTCACCTGGCATGTGACGGTGGAGATCGAGGGGAGTGAGCGCCCCGCCCTGGTGGCCGAGTGGCTGTCGATGTGGGTCCCGCCCGCGGCGAGATGAGCGACGCGGCCCGCGGCGACGCCCCCCGGTTGCCCCCACCGGTGGTGGCGCGGCTCAGCGAGTGGGTCACGTGGTACGCGGCGCGCACGCCTAACGCCGAGTCGGTCGTGTGCCGCGACGAACGCCTGACATACGCCGAGCTGCTGCAGCGCGTGGATGATACCGCGCGCGCCCTGCTTCGGGGCGGCGTCCAGCGCGGCGACCGCGTTGCCACCCTCGCCACGCCCTCGATCGATTTCTGGGTCACCTTCCTCGCGACGGTCTCGATCGGCGGAATCTGGCTCGGGCTCAATCCGCGCTATCGTGTCGACGAGCTGGCGTACGTTGTCGGCGACGCCGAGCCGAGCATCCTCTTCGCCCGCACGCAGGCGGGAGGGCGTCAGTATCACGACGAAATCGAGGCGATGCGGCGCGCGGCGCCGTCGATCGCGAACGTGGTCGCCCTCGATGCGGACGCGGCGAACGGGGCGAACGGGGCGAGCGCTTACGAGTCCGTGCAGAAGTTCGTGGCCGCGGGGCGGGACGTGCCCGACGAGGCGCTGGCCAAGGCCCGCATACCGGGCGACGGACGCGAGCCGTGCCTCCTCGTCTACACATCGGGCTCCACCGGGCGCCCCAAGGGGGCGCTGCTCCACCACACGGGAATCGTCGCCTTCTCGCTGGAGCAGAACCGTTGTTGGCCGCTCCGCAACCAACGCTTCCTCAACTACCTCCCCATCAACCACGTAGGTTGCGTCATCGACCTGTCGGTCCCCACGCTTGCGGCTGGCGGCTGCCTCGTCTTCATGGAACAGTTCTCGCCAGACGGGGCGCTCGAGCTCACGGTGCGGGAGCGCGTCAACTGCCTCGGCTCTGTCCCCACCGTCTTCCAGATGCAGTTGGCGCTCCCCAACTTCGCCGACTACGACCTCTCGGCCATCGAGTTGATCATCTGGGAAGGGGCGGCGATGCCGGTCGAGGTCATCGAGCGGCTGCGCGCCATCTGTCCGCGCCTGGCGACCAACTACGGAATGACGGAGACCACCAGCGCCATCACCATCGTCGAACCGACCGACGAGCTCGACATCCTGGCCAACAGCGTGGGGCACGCTTTTCCCGGCGTGGAGATTCGGCTCGTGGACGAAGATGGCACGGTCGTCGCCCCCGGACATCCCGGTGAAGTGCAGGTCCGCTCGATCTACAACCTTCTCGGCTACTGGCGGCGCCCCGAGGCCACGGCCGCGGCGTTCACTGGCGATGGCTTCTTCCGCACCGGCGACGTGGCCGAGCAGCGCGCCGACGGTCGCTATCGCCTGGTAGGGCGGCTCAAGGAGATGTACAAGTCCGGGGGCTACAACGTGTACCCGCGCGAGGTGGAGGACGTGATCCACTCGCACCCCGACGTGATCATGGCCGCCGTGGTGGCGCGCCCCGACCCGCTGTGGGACGAGGTGGGCGTTGCCTTCGTGGTCGCCAAGGCCGGGCTTACGGCAAACGCGCTCGCCGAGTACTGTCGCACGCGCCTCGCGAACTACAAGCTCCCGAAGTCGTTCGTCCTTTGCGACGCGTTGCCGCTCCTCCCCATCGGGAAGGTGGACAAGGTGGCGCTCACGCGTCGCGCCGCGGAACTCTGAAGGTCCAAGCCCCGCCCCCGACGCCCCTGCCATGATGCGAACCCGCTCACTCGCTGCCGCCATCGTCGCCCTGGCCGTGCATGTTGCACCTGCCGGCGCGCAGGGCAACCTGCAGTCATACGTCACGCAGGCGCTCAACTCGCTCTCGGCGAAGAGCTCCATCTTCGCCAAGCACCTCCCATCGGGGCGAACGATCGAGCTGCGCGCCGACGTGCCTATGAACACGCTGAGCGTGATCAAGATCGCCGTGATGCTGCAGGCGTTCCGCGACGTCGAGGGTGGGAAGCTCAAGCTCACCGACCGCTACGTCATACGCCCCGAGGACCTGCGCCGTGGGAGCGGGTTGATCCAGACGTTCGACGCCGGGCTCAACCCAACGTATCGCGACCTCATCGAGCAGATGATCATCACCAGCGACAACACGGCGACGGACATCATGATCCGCACCGTGGGGCTCGCGCGAGTGAACACGATGCTGGCGCAGCTGGGTTTTCGCGAGACGCGGCTCAATCGCACCACCGGCGACCTCTTTCGCGAGGTCTGGATTCGCGCCGATGCGAAGAACGCGACGATGACCGATCGCGAGGTATACGAGCGCGGCTTCCCGAACGACGCGAAGTCGTCCGAGCGGAGCTTCACCCTCGAGGGTGATTCCACGCGATGGCTGGGGCGCACCACCGCGCGCGAGATGGCGACGTTGCTGGAGGGGATCCTCAGCGCCAAGTACGCGTCGAAGCTTTCCAGCGACGTGATGATCGGGATGCTGCGGCGGCAGTTCTACGCGTCGCGCCTTCCGCAGCGCATCCAGTACCGGGCATCGGTGGCGCACAAGACCGGCGACTGGCCCCCCATCGCCGGCAACGACGTGGGGATCATCTTCTACGAGGGGGGGCCGGCGATCGTGAGCGTCTTCACCAACCAGAATACCGGTGACTTCTTCGAGTTGGAGTCCACGCTGGGACGCATCGCGGAGCAGGTGATCACGCTCTGGCGGTAGCGGCGCGCAGTTGCAGCGCGCGGTGGTGTTTCGACGTCCGCGTCAGCCGGCGCGGACGTCGCGATCGAATTCCACGCGCACCACGGAGCAGATCGGATCCGGGGCGCGATCGGGGAGCGTCAGCACGACTCCGTCGTCGCCCGCGCCTAACGGGATGCGCGTCCCTTCATCCGCCAGGAGCCAGGCGCGGCGCGGCGTGGCCCAGACGCCCGGAAGGACGAGCTCTCCCGGCTGCCACTGCTCGACGAAGACGTTGATGTACTGCCCTTGCGTGGTCGTGCGGCAAGCCGGCGTATCGACGATCGAGGCCGTGCTGCGGTAGATGGCGTCACCGTTCGCCGCCATCCACCTCCCGATCACCGCCAGGCCATCGACGCTCGGCTGCGGGACGCGCCCGCTGCCGTCGGGTCCAACGTTGAGCAGCAGGTTCCCCCCCTTGCTCGCCGTCTCCACCAGGAGTCCGATGAGCCTGGCGGGCGACTTCCAGTTGCTGTCGTCCTTCGCGAAGCCCCAGTTGTCGTTCATCGTCATGCACGACTCCCAGTCCTGCCCGGGGAGCCCGCGCGCGGGGACCTCCAACTCCGGCGTGCTGTAGTCGCCCACGTTGCCGTCGCCGCGCGTGCGGTCGTCGCCGCCGGGAGCCGCAACGTCGACGCGGTTGTTGATGATGACGCCGGGCTGCAGCGACCGGCACAGCGCCACCGTCTCCCTCGCCAGCGCGTGGCTCCAGGTCTTCTCCCACTGCCCGTCGAACCAGAGGATGCTTACCTGGCCGTAGTTGGTGAGGAGTTCGCGCAACTGCGCGTGCATGAAGCGTACGTAGCGCGAGAAGTCGGCCCCCGACGCGTCGCGTCGTTCCCAGTCGCGGCGCGGGAGGTAGTCGGGGTGATACCAGTCCATGATGGAGTAGTACCAGCCGAGCCTGAGCCCGTGCGTGCGACATGCGTCGGCAAAGGCGCGCATGATGTCGCGCTTGTACGGTGTCGCCATCACGTCGTACTCGCTCACCGCCGACGGCCAGAGTGCAAAGCCTTCGTGGTGCTTTGTGGTGACGACGACGTACTTCTGCCCCGCCGCCTTGGCCATCCGTACGATGGCGTCGGCGTCGAGCGCGGTGGGGTTCCAGCGGTTGGCGAGCTGGATGTATTCCTCGTGCGGGATCCTGGCGTTGTTGCGCATCCACTCGTGCGAGCCGACGAACTTCCCGTTCCACTCGCCGCCCGGCAGCGAGTACAGGCCAAGGTGCACGAACATCCCGAAGCGCGCGTCGCGCCACCACTGCATG
This genomic interval carries:
- a CDS encoding MaoC family dehydratase, which gives rise to MTNPAFLANFTAGRELGSSPWITVTQEMITGFGEVTSDLDPMHVDPEWASQGPFGGTIAFGFLTMSLLTHMLHRVLGSDPSRHDPTQGYYLNYGFDRVRLVTPVPAGARIRGTFRAGERRVDAKNRSILTWHVTVEIEGSERPALVAEWLSMWVPPAAR
- a CDS encoding AMP-binding protein gives rise to the protein MSDAARGDAPRLPPPVVARLSEWVTWYAARTPNAESVVCRDERLTYAELLQRVDDTARALLRGGVQRGDRVATLATPSIDFWVTFLATVSIGGIWLGLNPRYRVDELAYVVGDAEPSILFARTQAGGRQYHDEIEAMRRAAPSIANVVALDADAANGANGASAYESVQKFVAAGRDVPDEALAKARIPGDGREPCLLVYTSGSTGRPKGALLHHTGIVAFSLEQNRCWPLRNQRFLNYLPINHVGCVIDLSVPTLAAGGCLVFMEQFSPDGALELTVRERVNCLGSVPTVFQMQLALPNFADYDLSAIELIIWEGAAMPVEVIERLRAICPRLATNYGMTETTSAITIVEPTDELDILANSVGHAFPGVEIRLVDEDGTVVAPGHPGEVQVRSIYNLLGYWRRPEATAAAFTGDGFFRTGDVAEQRADGRYRLVGRLKEMYKSGGYNVYPREVEDVIHSHPDVIMAAVVARPDPLWDEVGVAFVVAKAGLTANALAEYCRTRLANYKLPKSFVLCDALPLLPIGKVDKVALTRRAAEL
- a CDS encoding serine hydrolase, translating into MMRTRSLAAAIVALAVHVAPAGAQGNLQSYVTQALNSLSAKSSIFAKHLPSGRTIELRADVPMNTLSVIKIAVMLQAFRDVEGGKLKLTDRYVIRPEDLRRGSGLIQTFDAGLNPTYRDLIEQMIITSDNTATDIMIRTVGLARVNTMLAQLGFRETRLNRTTGDLFREVWIRADAKNATMTDREVYERGFPNDAKSSERSFTLEGDSTRWLGRTTAREMATLLEGILSAKYASKLSSDVMIGMLRRQFYASRLPQRIQYRASVAHKTGDWPPIAGNDVGIIFYEGGPAIVSVFTNQNTGDFFELESTLGRIAEQVITLWR
- a CDS encoding alpha-L-fucosidase, with the translated sequence MDRRDFVTLGAAGLAGRALFGHRNVSHPAPHPLAADGTPSPGAPDRMQWWRDARFGMFVHLGLYSLPGGEWNGKFVGSHEWMRNNARIPHEEYIQLANRWNPTALDADAIVRMAKAAGQKYVVVTTKHHEGFALWPSAVSEYDVMATPYKRDIMRAFADACRTHGLRLGWYYSIMDWYHPDYLPRRDWERRDASGADFSRYVRFMHAQLRELLTNYGQVSILWFDGQWEKTWSHALARETVALCRSLQPGVIINNRVDVAAPGGDDRTRGDGNVGDYSTPELEVPARGLPGQDWESCMTMNDNWGFAKDDSNWKSPARLIGLLVETASKGGNLLLNVGPDGSGRVPQPSVDGLAVIGRWMAANGDAIYRSTASIVDTPACRTTTQGQYINVFVEQWQPGELVLPGVWATPRRAWLLADEGTRIPLGAGDDGVVLTLPDRAPDPICSVVRVEFDRDVRAG